The Mycteria americana isolate JAX WOST 10 ecotype Jacksonville Zoo and Gardens chromosome 2, USCA_MyAme_1.0, whole genome shotgun sequence genome contains the following window.
GCTGCTTCACATCTGGAGAAAAGTTTGCATGTGCAAAAGCTTGTGTGGTTTTTCCAGTTTTAGGATATTGatctaataaaaggtattttttttctctctgttattttagCTTCTTGTAGCTTTGTTTTCAGCTCTGTAATTTATTGCTTagccttttattttgaaagaataaacttATTTTTGTCAAGGACATACAGGTGACAATGAAAGGCATACTGGGCACCTGTACCTCAGAGAATAGGGAGGTACCTGGGACAGCCTTGAAATTCTTGCCAGCCAACTTGCTGCTCCTGAAAAGCTGCAATGTCGTTTCCCTGAGCTGCAAGAGTTGGTAACATCATCATATGTTAAACTGCAAGGAAGTGTCTTTTGGCAAGCACCAGTGACAACCTGCaagaaaaaggaagtggaaatGGCTCTGTAAAGATGCATAACACTACAGGCAAAATCCTGGCTGCACTAAATGGCAACTTTCCTATAAGTTTTACTGATAGGAATAATCATCATACCACATAATAAAATGCATAGCACTGCCACTCTGACTTGTGTATTGGTTTATTTGTCTTTTGGACTTGTATTAAGACAACAGAGAGTACATAAAGACAACTGAGAGGACAGCAAACTTGTTTCCTACAAAGCTTTAGTGAGGTGGATAAGCATTCTTCTATTTAAAGAGATCCTTTTCCTGTGGAATTTGAATGATTAATTGTACTATAGGTGTTATTTCTAGTGGAGGAAAGCCATGGGATTTTGATTTTTTCTATAATAATTGCAGTAACAAAAACAATTTgtcaaagtatttgttttctcttcacagTAGTGGAGCTCCCGGTCATATCTTGTTTCAAATATAGTTATTCTTGCAAATATCTAGAAGCAGTGATACAAAGGAAAACATATAGATTTGGATTTTAatgctgtgtgtgtttttacaGACTTTTGTGTTCCCACTAATTTACAGAATGGTGCTGGAGGCTTAGAGGGCTCCAAGTGTTCTTCCAAATATTTGCACAAAGTTGAAAATATGGAGGTAGACTGCACATAAATTTGGTATTACAAACATAGTAGCACGTTCATCCTGAAGACTAATTTTCCTTAGTGCTAGTACTTTAAATTGTATCATAAAATCCAGTCTGCTTTGAATAAGTGATTCTGAGTATGTTTCTGAAAAGTGACTTTTGTCTCAGCATTTTGTGTCTCAGGAACTAGTTTAAATGGAGACATCCATATGGCAAATCAATAATATTTCTAGCCAGGTAGCTTACTTTGTTGTTTTTGACAGCTAATAGAATGGGAACAAAGAGAATTATGTaatctaaaatgttattttctttaggaCTAGGGAGCCTAGCAAGAACTGTAAGTGCATTGGCAATGAGAAGTTGTTTTTCCCAGAGCCACTTAAAGCCTGCATGCATCTATCTATGGTTGGAAGTGAAAAGTAATGTATTCCTCCACtttgcaaggaaattaaaatgtaaaagctgttttttaattacatgtgAGACCCAGCCAGAGCTTTCCATGCCCACTTGGAATAGGTTTCTCTTAACAGGAAAAACGTAAGAATAAAAACCTTTAGAGCTGAtggggggaaagagaagaataaagagaGAGCTGTGATATCCTTTTGCACATCAGCTAGGGAGCACTTCACTGGGTATGGGGAGACCATTAAAAGCTACTAGTATGTTTTCAACTGCTTCCTCTGTTATCATGTAGGTGGCCCTATCTGTTTTAATGCTGAAGTGAGGCGTTATAATGACGTTCTTTAATTTTAACAACCTGTGATCTctggaagaaaggcaaaaagagatAGTTAAGTTGCCTACTGTTGTTTGTCCAGATAAAGAGGAGTCCTACTTCAgcttttgcactgcttttaaaTATAAAGTTAATTTAATATGACTTTACAAGTCCCACTTACATCCACAGAACCTGATCACCTGTGTTAAAGTAATTTTGGACATTAAAAGGACATGTTAAGAGTTTACAGTGGGCTCTTTTGTCCAGAAACAGACTTTTGCCATTAGGCAGCGATTTGAACTATGTCAGAAGAGAGGATTAAGCCCTCCTAACACATTAACCCTACAAGATGGTCTGACATGTAGTTATGAGACTCAGATAGTGGACAGTGATGTCCTGGCACACAGACATAACAGGACCAAACTCCCCCCAACCCAAAATGCAGCCAGCACAGTTAACTCCATGAAGCACCATTCTGGTAGAAGTGTCTTTTTACAGAAGCTAAGTAGCCTCTGCGCCCATGAAGCCTCTGCAGTACTTCAGCCTTGTATTGGGGAAACaaggctgcagggagggaaacCTCGGGGCAATGCAGCAGGTCCAGGAAGGGATGACTCAAGCAGCTTCCACCCATTCAAGGCAAGTTGCACCTTCAGATAAAGCAATTTGTAAGTGAAGCACTGCTGCAGCTTCATATGGTGATTCTATGGAGGGAGCTTAATGCTCCCCATGGCACACAAGCCCCCTCCTGCTGTTCCCTGGCGCCCAGGCTTCCCTTGGGCCTGTTATCAGACCCAGCACCTGGGCTGCATCCCATTCGTATTCATGGCACTTTTACACAAGCCTCCACCCCACGGGCACCTGGGACTGCCTTTGCCagatccctgcctgctgcagggatgcCTCCTGCCTCCGGCAGGGCTCACGCACCGTTTCTGAGAAATAAGCAGAGATGGCAACCTGGGCAGTGGTTCCGGGTAGGTGGCATCCAAAGCTGCGGCCCTGATAACACCAGTCTGCAGAGCTGTCACCAGGCCTCTTGGTCAACTACTGCACCTGGTTTGGAATAAGAGTGTCTCTGAGTGCCATTTGCAGGTAACGATCTGAGAGTGAAAAGAGAatagaaggggagagagaggaatttTCGCCATGCCTGATCTGTCCTTGGGTATGCACCAGCTGTGCGGTGGACGCAGCATGGTGCTGCATGTAACACAACAGGAGCTGGTTCATACTTTCTCTTCAGGCCAGTCAACGGTTCTGGATGGTACGTCAGCTGGTGTTAATGAGAGTAGCTGTGGGTCTCATCAGCTCCATCTCTCTTTTCTCAATCAGCTTGTGTGTCTGAGGCATCAGGCTCACCACCACCATCACAAACTCTGCCTCCTGGAGCAAGTTGTCTGTCTTTTCGCAGTAAGTGGCACCAACAGCTTGctcctcttgctctttcctggtggggaaaaaaaggatcacACTGTATTTCAGGGCATcagtcatgaaaatattttcttcaattatGTCACTGGTATACAAACTAAAGGATCTGAGTATCACATTCACGTAGCAAACAGGTGGTGAGCAAAGGTGAATGTAGTCTCAGATGGCTGTTTAGGCCCTTCTGGAAGGCTGCAAGCCCTACAACAGGGCATGGATTGCATGCCTGCCTCTCAGCCACTGCAGGGTCCAGGGGCTTCTTTTAAAGTCTGCAAGTGGACTAAGGCTAAGCACTGGAACACATGGCAGCACGTGGTCCACTCTCCAGGATCCCCGGTGGGGATGGTGCACCTCACAGGATGCAGTAATAGCTCAAACCAGAGTAGTGGTATTCAACAGAAATCATCCGTGTGAGCTCTGAGCATGCCAGTGGTCCTCATCCCGTTGGCACCCTCCAGTGAGCCTGGCATTTTCTGTTGAATGGAATTGGCAAGGCAGCTCTTTGGCACGCTCctggtgtagtctaacagtgtagtctaacaggagctggtggaaggccaaggcttaggTAAAGCTTATAaaggggattcaggctggaaagcggaacgtctaaacaagaattactgtccttgggagagaagcacatcctgaagaaatatgtaagctaatttgGGGAACCAtatgaaacaactagtagaagtgtgataagaagaaAACCTTGCAGCACTTTTGAAGAAACACTTTCGCCTTATCACGATGAAAgaatttcttgaaaacaaaaaagaaatgagcaaaaaaatcCAATCTGTTTTCGTGTTTGAGTGCAGGCCAACTATTGACCGGGAGCTTCTAGAAAGCCTTCCTAATTTAAAGGTAATTGGAAACTCTGGGGTTGGAGTCGATCACCTAGACCTGAAAATGATTTCTGACTTTGGCGTAAAAGTGACCAACACCCCACATGCCGTGGTGGACCCAACAGCAGACATCGGAATGGCCTTGATGCTGGCCTCTGCCAGAAGACTAGTGGAAGGtaatgttttaaattttcctgGATCTTAGCTACTTCTTTGGCATATCTCACTTTTACTGTGATACAGATGATCTGTCCCAATCAATGTTTGGGATgcttttacagggaaaaaaatttctgaggACTCCATTTTCAGAGGCCTCTGCTTTTCCTATGTCCCGCTTCTTTTTAAGGCAATGGTGACAAGAGTAAGGCCTTTGTCTAAATTATGCACTTTAAAGTCACTTGTGATATCCCATTTGGAATAATGTCTGGGGCTTAATTCTCCTCTGGCTGTTCACTGGGTGTGTTGTTTATAGCTGTAAAAACTGAATTCAAAATGCATCCAAATCAGATGTCACCACTTCTTCATTTCCCCTTGGAACAAGTGTTAGGAGCTGCAGGAAGGTACAAAGCCTTAGTGGCCATGTCTCCATCTCTAGACCAGTAATTAGTataactcttcatttttttcctacttctgcaAAGAGTTTGTCTAAACCAATGGGTTGTATTTCCAGAAGAGCATCAGCATTGTTATTGAAATAGCTGGTAATCCTTTTGACAAAGTTATTCCAAACTGTACCACCAACATTAGTTTGTGTCCTTCAAGGTAGGTCCTTTCCCCACATGCCCTTGCTATGCAATGCCTTTCAGGGGAAGGAAGGTGTCAGTAGAGACTATCACAAGAAGTTGCCTCTGTCTTCAGGGACTCATAGGGTTTCTGTCACCGCTGCTCTACCCCTGAGCATGAAATAACACCTCATTCCCCGTGATGTTTTCTCACTATTGCATTTTGCTGGACCTCAAGTTCTTTGTATAAAAGCTCACAGAGATCCCTGGCTGAGCTGGAATTTGCAACCTTCACCCCCACTCAAGCAGTGGGGCTGCTTTGGGTTGTGATCCAGGAGAGAAATGGTGAGATTtaccccaattaaaaaaaaagtgaagtcagTGCTTGCAGGGTGGTAAGTCTCAAAGAAGCTATTTTTGAATTTCCAAGAAAATACTTCAGCCATGGAAGAGTTACTTCCCTGAGGAGCCATTCCTCCCAGCACAGTACCCACCCGGGAGACCCCTGTGTTACTGGCTCCTGCCCTGGCTGTTGCAGGGAATAGCACCATCCAGGCCCTTCTATAAACTGGTCAAAATTAGCAAGGATATTTTGTAAGGGGTGCTCCAGAGCCCCACTGCTGTGATGgcaataaactttttctttcccccaaaccTACGTTTTATGGTTGCTTTGTACCCATTTAGCATGTATTTACATTCAGGCTGCCAGATTGCGGTTTCTGCAGACACAAAGTATTTTGCTGTTGACTGGCTGGGAGTGGAAGTAACCAGAGCGACGCTTGGGATCATCGGGATGGGCAGCATTGGGTACAAAGTGGCTCAGAGGGCCAGAGCCTTTGACATGAGGATCCTGTACCATAACAGGAAACGGAGGTAAAAACGTCTGGTTTCTGCATGTAATTGGTCAGGGGGCAGTGTTGGAAACCACAGTTCTGCTGTGTCCCCGATCTTCCTAGTATTATGGAAATTACAGGTGCTAGCCACCGTAGCAAGGTTCAACTCTAGGTTATGGCTGAATCAATAAGCCGCAAAGAGATTCTTCTGTaaagtcctttttattaatagcgctacagctcgagctgggtgcctccgaaGAGGGACcttgaacaaagaaatccctgggcatttatacccttacaatctaaattccccgcCCCTCATGCAACAGTTGGGACCAGTAGTAATATTAGGCTCTGGGGTcctcccgttcttcattgggtctTTTCATTGCCTCTAGGCGGGCcgtttcttctcttatctctaaggttgcagcttctgtTAATGAATGTAGCTGCCTTATCTTCTGGCGTGAACCAGCTCTGGGACGTCCTTTTACTTGACTAGGTAAAAGTTCAACATATCTAGGTGAGagttcacagcttgcggcctaaggcttcagcaaaTTTAGCTACTAATGCTAAGCAAGCTATGCTAAACAAGTTCTGTGTAAGTAGTATACCAAATCGCACAACACTAGGCACTTGTGGCAGTTATAAGCAGCATGAGGAGCACCAGTGTGCCGCCCCTCCCTCGCTTTGGCTCCCTACTGCTCCCCTCAGGAACCAGCTCCCCCTTGCCTCCTGCGCTCGCTCTGCCCTGGTTAGCTACAGGCAGTTTGGAACAAGGGCCGTGTAACCTTTCTGAAGACGTTGTCCAAGCAAACCAGGCCTCGTGCCCTCGTTGTGTCCCCTGTCCTGCCAGACTCTTCTTCAGGCTTCTGGCAGCATCCCTGGCCCACCCAGCCAGTCACCCCTCTCCTCAGCCCAGCCAGATCACTCATCACACCAGCACCAATGACAAGGGTCTTAACTTCTCTTAGTTTTACAGTTCCCTTTCTTTCAGACTTTGCTTCCCCTTCATTCCTTTTCCACCCCGTCCTAACTCACATGTCAGGCAAGGAGAGAACTCTACAGGGATTGGCATAGACACAGGAGAGCAGAGTGGGGTCTGACTGCATCCCCAACCTCCTATACCTAATATCGCCTATGCACTTCGCTTTCACACATACATCACTCCTTCAGTGTCCCGCCACTCCTCTAGCCTCTTGCTCCCTCTAGGCTacatccttccctcctcccttccaccATCTGTACCTATCAatgtctttccctttttccttggCCTCAAACCTCTCCATCTCTATGCTCTTCCAGATCTCTCCTAGGGTTGATTGATTGTTAA
Protein-coding sequences here:
- the LOC142406664 gene encoding putative 2-ketogluconate reductase; translated protein: MKEFLENKKEMSKKIQSVFVFECRPTIDRELLESLPNLKVIGNSGVGVDHLDLKMISDFGVKVTNTPHAVVDPTADIGMALMLASARRLVEGCQIAVSADTKYFAVDWLGVEVTRATLGIIGMGSIGYKVAQRARAFDMRILYHNRKRRGKEEEEAVGAHYCEKMEDLLQQSDFVMLVVNLTPETHKLIGKKELGLMKPTATLINISRGAVIDQDALVEALQNKVIRAAALDVTYPEPLPRDHPLLKLNNIIITPHIGTATVQAIRMMAEEAIANMLAVLNGQPIASEVFPK